One genomic segment of Sorex araneus isolate mSorAra2 chromosome X, mSorAra2.pri, whole genome shotgun sequence includes these proteins:
- the LOC129400033 gene encoding HIV Tat-specific factor 1-like, producing the protein MNLISSCSGLALSCEILKQELKVMHCRDNQGDLKETGSVVTGRGSLWSLRRNLDEEEIRGYKLHVEVAKFELKEEYDAMKKRKKRQDYKKKLPLQQKQLDWRPEKSWAILFVHERVVIIKNLFYPIDFEDNPLVLNEIREDL; encoded by the coding sequence ATGAATTTAATCAGCTCATGTTCTGGTTTGGCATTATCATGCGAGATCCTCAAACAGGAATTGAAGGTCATGCATTGCAGAGATAACCAAGGGGATCTAAAGGAGACGGGCTCTGTTGTTACTGGAAGAGGAAGTCTGTGGAGCTTGCGTCGAAACTTGGATGAAGAGGAAATTAGAGGCTACAAATTACATGTTGAAGTAGCCAAGTTTGAACTGAAAGAGGAATATGACGccatgaagaagagaaagaagcgcCAAGACTACAAGAAGAAATTGCCTCTGCAACAAAAGCAGTTGGATTGGAGACCTGAGAAGAGCTGGGCCATCCTGTTTGTCCATGAGCGAGTTGTGATCATCAAAAATCTGTTTTATCCTATAGATTTTGAGGACAATCCTCTAGTACTGAATGAGATCAGGGAAGATCTTTGA